The proteins below are encoded in one region of Asticcacaulis excentricus CB 48:
- a CDS encoding argininosuccinate synthase, with protein sequence MTSPTEKPVKKVVLAYSGGLDTSIILKWLQTEYNAEVVTFTADLGQGEELEPARKKAELLGIKPENIYIEDLREEFVRDFVFPMFRANTVYEGQYLLGTSIARPLIAKKQIEIARKVGADAVCHGATGKGNDQVRFELGYYGLEPDIRVIAPWREWDFASRESLLAFAEQHQIPIAKDKRGDAPFSVDANLLHSSSEGKVLEDPAVEAPEFVYQRTIAPEAAPDKAEVFTIDFEKGDPVAINGEALSPAALLTKLNQLGHDNGVGRLDLVENRFVGMKSRGVYETPGGTILLAAHRGIESITLDRGAMHLKDELMPKYASLVYNGFWFSPEREMLQAAIDYSQAKVTGRVTVKLYKGNVTVIGRESPYSLYDQDLVTFEEGKVAYDHRDAAGFIKLNALRLRVAAKRDLRG encoded by the coding sequence ATGACCTCCCCTACTGAAAAGCCCGTCAAGAAAGTCGTCCTCGCCTATTCGGGCGGCCTCGACACCTCGATCATCCTGAAGTGGCTTCAGACTGAGTATAATGCCGAGGTGGTGACCTTCACCGCGGATCTTGGTCAGGGTGAGGAGCTGGAGCCTGCGCGTAAGAAGGCCGAGCTTCTCGGCATCAAGCCGGAAAACATCTATATTGAAGACCTGCGCGAAGAGTTCGTGCGCGACTTTGTCTTCCCGATGTTCCGTGCCAACACCGTCTATGAAGGCCAGTACCTGCTTGGCACCTCGATCGCGCGTCCGCTGATCGCCAAGAAGCAGATCGAAATCGCTCGCAAGGTCGGCGCCGATGCCGTCTGTCATGGTGCGACGGGTAAGGGTAACGATCAGGTGCGTTTCGAGCTGGGCTATTACGGCCTTGAGCCCGATATCAGGGTCATCGCGCCATGGCGTGAGTGGGACTTCGCGTCGCGTGAATCTCTGCTGGCCTTTGCCGAACAGCACCAGATCCCCATTGCCAAGGACAAGCGCGGCGACGCGCCCTTCTCGGTCGATGCCAACCTGCTGCACTCCTCGTCCGAGGGCAAGGTGCTGGAGGACCCGGCGGTCGAAGCCCCGGAGTTCGTCTATCAGCGCACCATCGCCCCGGAAGCCGCGCCGGACAAGGCCGAGGTCTTCACCATCGACTTTGAAAAGGGCGATCCGGTGGCTATCAATGGCGAAGCCCTGTCGCCGGCAGCCCTTCTGACCAAGCTGAACCAGCTCGGTCACGACAACGGCGTCGGTCGTCTGGACCTCGTCGAAAACCGCTTCGTCGGCATGAAGTCGCGCGGCGTTTATGAGACCCCCGGCGGCACCATCCTGCTGGCGGCGCACCGCGGCATCGAGTCGATCACGCTCGACCGCGGCGCCATGCACCTGAAAGACGAGCTGATGCCGAAATACGCCTCGCTGGTCTATAACGGCTTCTGGTTCTCGCCGGAGCGCGAAATGCTTCAGGCTGCGATCGACTATTCGCAGGCCAAGGTCACCGGTCGCGTGACGGTGAAGCTCTATAAGGGCAATGTCACGGTCATTGGCCGCGAAAGCCCCTACAGCCTCTATGATCAGGATCTGGTGACCTTCGAAGAGGGCAAGGTGGCTTATGACCACCGCGATGCGGCGGGCTTCATCAAGCTCAACGCCTTGCGTCTGCGGGTCGCGGCAAAGCGCGACCTTCGCGGCTAG
- a CDS encoding DUF2199 domain-containing protein: protein MPLCFGIDAPWRAFAADDEFERRVFLNKDQCVVDDRHFFIRGHIRIPILKKQDYLEFSVWSSLSEDSFCHMSDRWDALDRADDTPYFGWLCSPIRSYGSVIELPLSVQCREPGLVPIFTVTQKDHPLAIDQSNGITIAQWHKMALSLLH from the coding sequence ATGCCCCTGTGTTTCGGCATTGATGCCCCTTGGCGTGCTTTTGCCGCTGACGATGAATTTGAACGCCGGGTGTTTTTGAATAAAGATCAATGCGTTGTCGATGATAGGCATTTTTTCATTCGTGGGCATATTCGGATACCCATACTGAAAAAGCAGGATTATTTGGAATTTTCAGTGTGGTCTTCACTAAGCGAAGACAGCTTTTGCCACATGAGCGATCGTTGGGATGCCTTGGACCGTGCAGACGATACTCCATATTTCGGTTGGCTATGTAGCCCGATAAGGTCTTACGGCTCGGTTATTGAATTACCTTTATCTGTACAATGCCGTGAACCTGGGTTGGTTCCGATATTTACAGTCACACAAAAAGACCACCCTCTGGCCATCGACCAGAGTAACGGCATTACCATAGCCCAATGGCATAAGATGGCCCTCTCGCTTCTGCATTAA
- a CDS encoding potassium transporter Kup: MIGDTPPEASPSPDASVSTGEKTGADVASAHKPSQPQSTESHAKHAGFWALALGSIGVVFGDIGTSPLYAFKEALHAAAGDGVTRPEILGVVSLALWAMILVVTVKYVGFIMRADNKGEGGVLSLMALAQQAIGKRTAVVFTLGIIGAALFYGDAVITPAMSVLSAVEGLRTIPALENSISNELVLMIAGVMLIGLFAFQSHGTAKVGLLFGPICAVWFASMAALGIGQFIANPQILASINPYYAVKFLSEHGMAGFIVLGAVFLTVTGAEALTADMGHFGRWPIQAAWLFFVLPCLTLNYLGQGALALTVLDASQAAGRPFEEMNWFFEMAPLALRLPLVLLAGMATVVASQAVITGAFSLTQQAIQLGLLPRLNVKRTSETQEGQIFVPQLNTMLLVGVLVVMVTFQTSSALAHAYGLAVTGTMVVTTMMAAIVMRQMWKWGWPRVLAFIVPFMILDLSFLSANMLRFFSGGWLPVLIGACLFTIMATWVRGSGILFEKSRRDSVLLTDLIDMLKARPPHRVPGTAIFLTSDSEVAPVALMHNLKHNKILHEKNIILTVDTRNIPRVHESERITIEKLDEDFKRVTVHYGFMESPNLPKAMGICRKQGLKFDIMATSFFLGRRSVVASATSGMPLWQDRLFIFLMRNATNPTEFFHIPPGRVVELGTQVSV, from the coding sequence ATGATCGGGGATACCCCTCCCGAAGCCAGTCCCTCCCCGGACGCTTCGGTCTCCACCGGCGAAAAGACCGGAGCGGACGTCGCGTCCGCGCACAAACCCTCACAACCGCAGTCCACAGAAAGCCACGCCAAGCACGCGGGTTTCTGGGCGCTGGCTCTGGGTTCTATTGGTGTGGTCTTTGGTGACATCGGCACCTCGCCGCTCTACGCGTTCAAGGAAGCCTTGCACGCGGCCGCAGGCGACGGCGTGACGCGTCCGGAAATTCTGGGCGTCGTATCGCTGGCCCTGTGGGCGATGATCCTTGTGGTCACGGTCAAATATGTCGGCTTCATCATGCGCGCCGACAACAAGGGCGAAGGCGGCGTTTTGTCGCTGATGGCGCTGGCACAGCAAGCCATTGGCAAGCGCACGGCGGTCGTCTTTACGCTCGGCATCATAGGCGCAGCGCTGTTTTATGGTGACGCGGTGATTACGCCGGCCATGTCAGTTCTGTCGGCCGTCGAGGGCCTGCGCACCATTCCGGCGCTGGAAAACAGCATCTCCAATGAACTGGTTCTGATGATTGCAGGCGTCATGCTGATCGGCCTGTTTGCCTTTCAAAGCCACGGAACGGCCAAGGTCGGTCTGCTGTTTGGCCCCATCTGTGCGGTCTGGTTTGCTTCGATGGCGGCGCTGGGCATTGGTCAGTTTATCGCCAACCCGCAAATACTGGCGTCTATTAATCCCTACTACGCCGTAAAATTCCTGTCTGAACACGGGATGGCCGGCTTCATTGTGCTGGGCGCGGTCTTTCTGACTGTGACCGGAGCTGAAGCCCTGACGGCGGATATGGGCCATTTCGGTCGCTGGCCCATTCAGGCGGCCTGGTTGTTCTTTGTGCTGCCGTGCCTGACACTCAACTATCTGGGGCAGGGGGCACTGGCGCTGACGGTTCTCGATGCGTCTCAGGCGGCGGGGCGTCCGTTTGAGGAAATGAACTGGTTCTTTGAAATGGCCCCGCTGGCCCTGCGTCTGCCTCTGGTGCTGCTGGCCGGTATGGCTACGGTCGTGGCATCTCAGGCGGTTATTACCGGCGCCTTCTCCCTGACACAGCAGGCCATCCAACTGGGCCTCCTGCCGCGTCTGAACGTGAAGCGTACGTCGGAAACGCAGGAAGGTCAGATTTTCGTCCCGCAACTCAACACCATGCTGCTGGTCGGCGTGTTGGTGGTGATGGTTACCTTCCAGACCTCATCGGCTCTGGCCCACGCCTACGGTCTGGCTGTGACGGGGACCATGGTGGTTACAACCATGATGGCGGCTATTGTCATGCGTCAGATGTGGAAGTGGGGCTGGCCGCGTGTTCTCGCCTTCATCGTCCCCTTCATGATTCTCGACCTGTCCTTCCTCAGCGCCAACATGCTGCGCTTTTTCTCCGGTGGCTGGCTGCCCGTGCTCATCGGGGCGTGCCTGTTCACCATCATGGCGACATGGGTGCGCGGATCGGGCATCCTGTTTGAAAAGTCCCGCCGCGACAGCGTCCTTCTGACGGACCTGATCGACATGTTGAAGGCCCGCCCCCCGCACCGCGTACCTGGCACGGCCATCTTCCTCACCTCCGATTCCGAAGTCGCACCCGTCGCCCTGATGCACAATCTCAAGCACAACAAGATTTTGCATGAGAAGAACATCATCCTGACGGTCGATACGCGCAACATCCCGCGTGTCCACGAATCTGAGCGCATCACCATCGAGAAGCTCGATGAGGACTTCAAGCGTGTCACGGTTCACTATGGCTTCATGGAAAGCCCGAACCTGCCCAAAGCCATGGGTATCTGCCGCAAGCAGGGCCTGAAGTTCGACATCATGGCCACCAGCTTCTTCCTCGGTCGCCGCAGCGTTGTGGCCTCGGCGACGTCCGGTATGCCGCTGTGGCAGGATCGCCTGTTCATCTTCCTGATGCGCAACGCCACCAACCCGACGGAATTCTTCCATATCCCGCCGGGGCGCGTTGTGGAGCTTGGGACACAGGTCAGTGTATAG
- a CDS encoding Rrf2 family transcriptional regulator, with amino-acid sequence MSDSQRFPVAAHTLAYLAHKGAYSREQAVSSSVLAASIPTNPVVIRRMTTQLAKAGLVDTCSGVSGGTWLLKPAETIPLDQVLHAVHGCAHLGSAPPGADGCPVGQAIPKAVSGAMKAANAAATETLSKITVADLIRNI; translated from the coding sequence ATGTCCGACAGTCAGAGATTTCCCGTCGCCGCACATACCCTGGCCTATCTGGCCCACAAAGGGGCCTATTCGCGTGAACAGGCGGTTTCTTCGTCGGTGCTGGCGGCCTCCATCCCGACCAACCCGGTGGTTATCCGTCGCATGACCACGCAACTGGCCAAGGCCGGCCTGGTCGATACCTGCTCGGGCGTCTCCGGCGGCACGTGGCTGCTCAAACCCGCTGAAACCATCCCGCTGGATCAGGTGCTGCATGCCGTGCACGGCTGCGCCCATCTGGGCTCGGCCCCACCCGGAGCCGATGGCTGCCCCGTCGGCCAGGCTATCCCTAAGGCGGTATCGGGCGCCATGAAAGCGGCCAATGCCGCCGCGACCGAAACCCTTTCGAAAATCACTGTCGCCGACCTCATCCGGAATATCTGA
- a CDS encoding SDR family NAD(P)-dependent oxidoreductase has translation MMRRLALITGATSGIGLAFARVYASHGWDVVVTGRRQERLEKLVEEIRLRFGVEASFVVADLSEVGAPQRLIDYVTSLGRKVDGLVNNAGYGLPEGFIGNAFSSHEAFLRVMMHTPTELAYLVLPGMIEQKFGRIVNVSSLASYLPASPGDTLYAPVKAYLTRFSQGLHLEARDHGVHVSALCPGYTYSEFHDVTGSRERISQTTPEWMWMGADEVAREGYQAAEANRAICVPGAPNKFLSALLKIIPDDWALELISNHLRKMVR, from the coding sequence CTGATGCGCAGACTGGCCCTCATTACCGGCGCAACTTCGGGCATTGGCCTCGCCTTTGCCCGCGTCTATGCCAGCCACGGCTGGGACGTGGTGGTCACGGGCCGCCGTCAGGAGCGTTTGGAAAAGCTGGTTGAAGAAATTCGCCTGCGCTTCGGCGTCGAAGCCTCGTTCGTCGTGGCCGACCTGTCCGAAGTGGGCGCGCCGCAAAGGCTGATCGACTATGTAACGTCGCTTGGGCGCAAGGTCGATGGGCTGGTCAACAATGCCGGCTATGGCCTGCCAGAAGGCTTTATCGGCAATGCCTTTTCGTCGCATGAAGCGTTTCTGCGGGTGATGATGCACACCCCGACCGAACTGGCCTATCTGGTCCTGCCCGGCATGATCGAGCAGAAGTTCGGACGCATCGTGAATGTGTCGTCTCTGGCCTCTTATCTGCCCGCTTCACCGGGCGACACCCTCTATGCACCCGTCAAGGCGTATCTGACGCGCTTTTCACAAGGCCTGCACCTTGAGGCGCGTGACCACGGCGTTCATGTCAGTGCCCTTTGCCCTGGCTACACCTATTCAGAATTCCACGACGTCACCGGCTCGCGTGAGCGCATCAGTCAGACGACGCCGGAATGGATGTGGATGGGCGCTGATGAGGTGGCCCGCGAAGGCTATCAGGCCGCCGAAGCCAATCGCGCTATTTGCGTGCCGGGTGCCCCCAACAAGTTCCTGTCGGCGCTGCTGAAGATCATCCCCGACGACTGGGCGCTGGAGCTGATCTCCAACCATCTGCGCAAGATGGTGCGCTAG
- a CDS encoding MarC family protein, whose translation MSGGSLGLVELYVNFFITLFALLDPIGNVPIFAAATRTQSESARRWLVVYISAFAALFLSFFFFTGLALLQFFGISMDAFRIAGGILLFLLGLDMTRGDFLAMFEETESLTEDTVDAHGAPIRGRDRAKKTFEKFVVPFAIPLLIGPGAISTVIIQAGEAQKYGITGMAVGLGAIVTTSLAVLLTFLFTGHISKMLGRVGMVVVIRVLGLILCALSVQIIISAISTVTHDIIVPAAAHPYSGS comes from the coding sequence ATGTCGGGTGGCTCATTGGGTCTGGTTGAGCTTTATGTGAACTTCTTCATCACACTGTTCGCCCTGCTCGATCCCATTGGTAATGTGCCGATCTTTGCGGCGGCCACGCGCACCCAGTCGGAATCGGCGCGGCGCTGGCTGGTGGTCTATATTTCCGCCTTCGCCGCCCTGTTCCTCAGCTTCTTCTTCTTCACCGGTCTGGCCCTACTCCAGTTCTTTGGCATTTCGATGGACGCCTTCCGTATTGCTGGCGGCATCCTCTTGTTCCTACTGGGGCTCGATATGACGCGTGGCGATTTTCTGGCCATGTTTGAAGAGACCGAATCCCTGACCGAAGATACCGTCGATGCCCACGGCGCGCCCATCCGTGGCCGCGATCGCGCCAAGAAGACTTTTGAAAAGTTCGTCGTGCCTTTTGCCATCCCGCTTTTGATCGGGCCGGGTGCGATTTCGACCGTCATCATTCAGGCGGGTGAGGCTCAGAAATACGGCATTACGGGTATGGCAGTAGGCCTTGGAGCCATCGTTACCACCTCGCTGGCAGTCCTTCTGACCTTCCTGTTTACGGGCCATATTTCCAAGATGCTGGGCCGCGTCGGCATGGTGGTGGTCATCCGCGTGCTCGGGCTCATTCTCTGTGCCCTGTCCGTGCAGATCATCATTTCGGCCATTTCGACCGTCACGCACGATATCATCGTTCCGGCGGCAGCTCACCCCTACAGCGGGTCCTAG
- the pyrF gene encoding orotidine-5'-phosphate decarboxylase: MPADPRIIVALDEPDLASARHLVEVLGDHVSYYKIGLTLLGQGGLSLTEELGARGKKVFQDWKLHDIGAQVEGAAEAISRGACDMLTVHAEPQVMKAAVRGRQGHTKLLGVTVMTTLKQDDLDEMGYGMALEDLVKRRVDQAVEAGMDGVVASPHEAAMIRARVPADFLIVTPGVRPAWADANDQKRIATPADAIHNGATHMVIGRPITRAPDPVVAVQAILAELQG, translated from the coding sequence CTGCCCGCCGACCCCCGCATTATCGTCGCCCTCGATGAGCCTGATCTCGCCTCTGCCCGCCATCTGGTTGAGGTGCTGGGTGATCACGTCAGCTATTACAAGATAGGCCTGACGCTTTTAGGACAGGGCGGTCTGTCTTTGACCGAGGAACTGGGCGCGCGTGGCAAAAAAGTGTTTCAGGACTGGAAGCTGCACGACATCGGCGCGCAGGTCGAAGGGGCCGCTGAGGCCATTTCACGCGGGGCTTGCGATATGCTGACCGTCCATGCAGAGCCGCAGGTGATGAAGGCCGCTGTGCGCGGCCGTCAGGGCCACACAAAACTTTTGGGCGTCACGGTTATGACGACGTTGAAGCAGGATGATCTCGATGAGATGGGCTATGGCATGGCGCTGGAAGATCTGGTCAAACGCCGGGTCGATCAGGCGGTTGAAGCCGGCATGGACGGCGTCGTCGCCAGCCCGCACGAAGCGGCCATGATCCGTGCCCGCGTTCCGGCAGACTTCCTGATTGTCACCCCCGGCGTTCGCCCCGCCTGGGCCGATGCCAATGACCAAAAGCGCATCGCCACGCCGGCCGATGCGATACATAATGGCGCCACGCATATGGTCATCGGTCGCCCGATCACCCGCGCCCCCGACCCCGTGGTCGCGGTGCAGGCAATATTGGCGGAGTTGCAGGGGTAA
- a CDS encoding DUF1674 domain-containing protein: MSSEKNDETTSQSIDDAEKVEMPERVLTPAAQRALAEAAQRRAEAEKNADERPFEEGGPAGLEPTRFGDWERKGIVSDF, encoded by the coding sequence ATGTCATCTGAAAAAAACGACGAAACGACTTCGCAATCGATTGATGATGCTGAAAAAGTGGAGATGCCTGAGCGTGTTTTGACTCCGGCGGCGCAACGCGCTCTGGCCGAAGCCGCTCAACGTCGCGCAGAGGCCGAAAAAAACGCAGATGAGCGTCCGTTTGAAGAGGGCGGGCCGGCGGGGCTGGAACCCACACGCTTTGGCGACTGGGAACGTAAGGGCATCGTCAGCGATTTTTAA
- the htpX gene encoding zinc metalloprotease HtpX translates to MNPFKTFMLLAGMTALFGAIGLAIGGPTGMLIALGLALAMNAFAYWNSDKMVLKAYRAEPVDPAAASGLIRTYYDDIAEMSHRAGLPMPAVYIIHNDQPNAFATGRNPQNAAVAATTGLLRMLDRSEIRGVMAHELAHVKNRDTLIMTVTATLAGAISSIANFAMFFGGNSEDEDGINPIAAILMAIVAPLAAMLVQMAISRVREYEADRVGAELCGDPESLARALRKIEQYAHGIPNHEAERNPASAHMFIINPLSGKRMDNLFSTHPATDNRVRALMELGVRMGNRRGGMTSVPTT, encoded by the coding sequence ATGAACCCGTTCAAGACCTTCATGCTTCTGGCGGGTATGACCGCACTGTTTGGCGCGATCGGTCTGGCGATTGGCGGGCCTACGGGCATGCTGATCGCGCTGGGCCTGGCCTTGGCCATGAACGCGTTTGCCTACTGGAACTCAGACAAGATGGTGTTGAAGGCCTACCGGGCCGAACCCGTCGATCCTGCCGCCGCTAGCGGCCTGATCCGCACCTATTACGACGATATCGCCGAAATGAGTCACCGCGCCGGCCTGCCAATGCCGGCCGTCTACATCATACATAATGATCAGCCCAATGCCTTTGCCACAGGGCGCAATCCGCAAAACGCTGCCGTGGCCGCCACGACCGGCCTTCTGCGCATGCTGGACCGTAGCGAAATCCGTGGCGTGATGGCGCACGAACTGGCGCACGTGAAAAACCGCGACACCCTGATCATGACGGTGACAGCAACCCTGGCCGGTGCCATTTCGTCGATCGCCAATTTCGCCATGTTCTTTGGCGGGAATAGCGAGGATGAAGATGGGATCAACCCGATTGCCGCCATCTTAATGGCCATTGTCGCACCTTTAGCCGCCATGCTGGTCCAAATGGCTATTTCGCGGGTCCGTGAGTACGAGGCCGACCGCGTGGGGGCCGAACTGTGCGGCGATCCGGAAAGCCTTGCGCGCGCCCTGCGCAAGATCGAACAATACGCCCACGGCATCCCCAACCACGAAGCCGAGCGCAATCCGGCATCGGCGCACATGTTCATCATCAACCCTTTGTCGGGCAAGCGGATGGATAACCTCTTCTCGACCCACCCGGCGACTGACAACCGTGTACGCGCCCTGATGGAGCTGGGCGTGCGCATGGGCAATCGGCGCGGCGGCATGACCAGCGTGCCGACGACATAA
- a CDS encoding RsmB/NOP family class I SAM-dependent RNA methyltransferase: MSQNSGRPSGKPPRAPAAKPRPSARQSRPKTDASDGMESDIGIAARVAAITLVEAALEKRSGFDEAAASADFLKLSETERAFAGALALLVLRRLGQLDHVIHKKTQKMPPEAVRQLLRIGMAQIFFMQVPDFAAVSTTVKIAERENKTRPFKGLINAILRGLIRDGKLSDVNPKRLVPDWLWQRWVQTYGEENAAGMASVLTEEPATDLSFRNPTDRDGLAEALQGEAVGPVNLRSSLRGDLRQWADYDAGKWWVQDIAAATPVNLLGDLNGKTALDVCAAPGGKTLQLIAKGAQTVAIDRSKNRLKRVEDNLKRIGMSAEIHNADASTFDDPRAFDVVLVDAPCSATGTYRRQPDVLWATRPADVAKLADVQHRLLDALAPRVKPGGDFLYCTCSLEREEGETQILAFLRRNKDFTLVKHTADQHPDIPAASFAPEGWLRLLPHQRKGGQDGFFVAHLKRNPA, from the coding sequence ATGTCCCAAAATTCCGGTCGCCCCTCTGGTAAGCCTCCCCGCGCACCCGCGGCAAAGCCCCGTCCTTCCGCCCGCCAAAGCCGCCCGAAGACAGACGCTTCTGACGGCATGGAGAGCGATATCGGCATCGCGGCGCGCGTAGCCGCCATAACCCTCGTCGAAGCGGCGCTTGAAAAGCGCAGCGGTTTTGATGAAGCCGCGGCCAGCGCCGATTTCCTCAAGCTGTCAGAAACCGAACGGGCCTTCGCCGGTGCGCTCGCCCTGCTTGTTCTGCGTCGTTTGGGACAGCTTGATCACGTCATTCACAAAAAGACACAGAAGATGCCCCCCGAAGCGGTGCGTCAGCTTCTGCGTATTGGCATGGCGCAAATCTTTTTTATGCAGGTGCCCGACTTCGCCGCCGTTTCGACCACGGTGAAGATCGCCGAGCGTGAAAACAAGACCCGCCCGTTCAAGGGGCTGATCAATGCCATCCTGCGCGGCCTGATCCGCGACGGCAAGCTATCCGACGTCAATCCAAAGCGCCTTGTGCCCGACTGGTTGTGGCAAAGATGGGTTCAGACTTACGGCGAAGAGAATGCGGCGGGCATGGCCAGCGTCCTGACCGAAGAACCGGCAACCGACTTAAGCTTCCGAAATCCAACTGACCGCGACGGACTGGCCGAGGCCCTTCAGGGCGAAGCCGTCGGTCCGGTGAATCTGCGCTCAAGCCTGCGCGGTGATTTGCGTCAATGGGCAGATTATGACGCCGGTAAGTGGTGGGTGCAGGACATTGCCGCGGCCACCCCGGTCAATCTGCTGGGTGATCTTAACGGCAAGACCGCCCTTGATGTCTGTGCCGCGCCGGGCGGCAAGACGCTGCAACTGATTGCCAAAGGGGCGCAGACCGTTGCAATCGACCGCTCCAAAAACCGCCTCAAGCGCGTTGAGGACAACCTGAAACGCATAGGCATGAGCGCCGAAATCCACAATGCCGACGCCTCGACCTTTGATGATCCGCGCGCCTTCGACGTGGTACTGGTCGATGCGCCCTGTTCGGCCACCGGCACCTATCGGCGTCAGCCGGACGTGCTGTGGGCCACTCGCCCCGCCGATGTCGCCAAGCTGGCCGATGTTCAGCACCGCCTGCTCGATGCGCTGGCGCCGCGCGTCAAGCCCGGCGGCGACTTCCTCTACTGCACCTGCTCGCTGGAACGCGAGGAAGGCGAAACCCAGATTCTGGCCTTCCTGCGCCGGAACAAGGACTTCACTCTGGTCAAGCACACAGCCGATCAGCACCCGGACATACCCGCCGCCTCATTTGCGCCCGAAGGCTGGTTGAGATTGCTGCCGCATCAGCGTAAGGGAGGGCAGGACGGGTTCTTCGTCGCGCACCTGAAACGCAACCCCGCTTAA
- the rpe gene encoding ribulose-phosphate 3-epimerase yields the protein MTTPLICPSILASDFSKLGEEVRAIDAAGADWIHIDVMDGHFVPNLTIGPDVVKSLRPHTQKTFDVHLMVTPVDPYLEAFRAAGADYMSVHPESGPHLHRTLKQIRHLGAKAGVVLNPATPLDGLEWIMDDLDLILLMSVNPGFGGQSFIESQLRKIEAVRKKLDALGHPAVLQVDGGVNLQNAAACVAAGATALVAGTAVFKGGPDAYAANIKSLKGL from the coding sequence ATGACCACGCCGCTGATTTGCCCCTCGATTCTGGCCTCCGATTTTTCCAAACTTGGGGAGGAGGTGCGCGCCATCGACGCTGCCGGGGCCGACTGGATACATATTGATGTGATGGACGGGCATTTCGTGCCCAACCTGACCATCGGGCCGGATGTGGTGAAAAGCCTGCGCCCGCACACACAAAAGACCTTCGACGTGCATCTGATGGTGACGCCGGTCGATCCCTACCTTGAGGCCTTCCGCGCCGCCGGGGCTGACTATATGAGCGTCCATCCGGAATCGGGCCCGCACCTGCACCGCACACTGAAGCAGATCCGCCATCTGGGGGCCAAGGCCGGGGTGGTTCTCAACCCGGCCACGCCGCTCGACGGTCTGGAATGGATTATGGACGATCTCGACCTGATCTTGTTGATGAGCGTCAATCCGGGCTTTGGCGGCCAGAGCTTTATAGAAAGCCAGCTGCGCAAAATCGAAGCCGTACGCAAAAAGCTGGATGCACTGGGCCATCCCGCTGTGCTTCAGGTCGATGGAGGCGTGAACCTGCAAAACGCCGCCGCCTGCGTGGCTGCCGGGGCGACGGCTCTGGTCGCCGGCACCGCGGTCTTCAAGGGCGGGCCGGACGCCTACGCGGCCAATATCAAGTCGCTCAAGGGTCTCTGA